The window AAAATGTAGTCTTTTAATAGGGGGTGAATTGAATTATAAGTAATAACATCGACTTTTTTATTGAAAAATTCTTCTAGTTCCTGTTCTAGGCCGATTAAATCAAGTAATGATTTATTTTTGACATCTACAAATTCAACTAGGAGATCTATGTCACTTTCTTTTGTTTCCTCCCCTCGGACATAAGATCCAAAAATGGCTGCTTTTTTTATTCCGTGTTTTTTCAAAATTGGAATTGATTTGGTCTTAATATCTGAAAGCTTGATTTTTCTCATATATTATTATTAAAGAGG is drawn from Methanofastidiosum sp. and contains these coding sequences:
- a CDS encoding nucleotidyltransferase family protein, which codes for MKLSDIKTKSIPILKKHGIKKAAIFGSYVRGEETKESDIDLLVEFVDVKNKSLLDLIGLEQELEEFFNKKVDVITYNSIHPLLKDYILNEQEVFYEEES